In the genome of Hymenobacter taeanensis, one region contains:
- a CDS encoding ATP-dependent Clp protease adaptor ClpS: MNSKPQIEYDEDVLLLEETTDVRDLVVYNDDINTFDHVIRTLIDVCGHEPEQAEQCTLLIHYKGQCTVKHGAYDELAAMCTAIHDRGISADIV, from the coding sequence ATGAACAGTAAACCGCAAATCGAGTACGACGAGGACGTTCTGCTCCTGGAAGAGACCACCGACGTGCGCGACCTGGTCGTGTATAATGATGACATTAATACCTTCGACCACGTCATCAGAACGCTCATTGATGTGTGTGGCCATGAGCCCGAACAAGCTGAGCAGTGCACCCTTCTGATCCACTACAAAGGTCAGTGCACCGTGAAGCATGGCGCCTACGACGAGTTGGCAGCTATGTGCACGGCCATCCACGACCGCGGCATCTCAGCCGATATCGTGTAG
- the recR gene encoding recombination mediator RecR — protein MEFPSKLIENAVGELSKLPGIGKKTALRLALHLLKAETDATASLAEALAKMRFEIRYCDTCHNISDTPECGICANQLRDQSTVCVVSDIRDVIAIENTAQYQGMYHVLGGVISPIEGIGPSDLTIDSLLERVTKEGSEVREVILAISPTMEGDTTAFYLSRKLRDLPEVHVSSIARGIPMGGELEYADEITLGRSIVERQRQAR, from the coding sequence ATGGAATTCCCTTCCAAATTGATAGAAAACGCCGTTGGTGAATTGTCGAAGCTGCCGGGCATCGGCAAGAAAACGGCTTTGCGTCTGGCGCTCCACCTGCTGAAAGCCGAAACGGATGCTACGGCCTCTCTGGCGGAGGCCTTGGCCAAAATGCGCTTTGAGATTCGGTACTGCGACACCTGCCACAACATCTCTGACACGCCGGAGTGTGGTATCTGCGCCAACCAGCTACGCGACCAAAGCACCGTATGCGTAGTGTCCGACATCCGCGACGTAATTGCCATCGAAAACACGGCCCAATACCAGGGTATGTACCACGTGCTGGGCGGCGTCATTTCGCCCATTGAGGGCATTGGGCCTTCTGATCTGACCATTGACTCGTTGCTGGAGCGCGTGACCAAAGAGGGCTCAGAGGTACGCGAAGTAATTCTGGCCATCAGCCCCACCATGGAAGGCGACACGACGGCCTTTTACCTCTCGCGCAAGCTACGCGACCTGCCCGAGGTGCACGTGAGCAGCATTGCCCGCGGTATCCCGATGGGAGGTGAGCTGGAGTACGCCGACGAGATTACCTTGGGCCGCTCTATTGTAGAGCGGCAGCGGCAGGCGCGCTAA
- a CDS encoding flavin monoamine oxidase family protein: MANNLTSEPTSAAPVLVVGAGLAGLITARTLHKAGVPVQLLEARDRVGGRTLAVPALPGSPEEEWLDLGATWGWAHHPFLMRLFKELAIDPVEQPSTGATAYETTDTVHRLPHPSGSAGYLRLVGGAAILCRTLAAGLPAGAVQLNTRVTQLRHLANGSGVELQAVQGRSAQTYFARAVVLALPPRLVAHSIAFVPALAAPLQQALRSVPTWMSHAMKSIVVYAEPFWRQQGWSGFGVSQLGPLSEIHDASPLVGNTGALFGFFGAPHPLRTASVTDRQAAVVRQLVRMFGPQAGAPLAYHELDWSLDPLTSVPGDEQPPLAVPLQGPELLRQPAWAGTLHWAGAETSASEWGRLDGAVESGYYAAAQVLRQPASGA; the protein is encoded by the coding sequence ATGGCTAATAATTTGACTTCTGAGCCAACCTCGGCTGCTCCGGTACTTGTGGTGGGAGCCGGGCTGGCTGGCCTTATTACCGCCCGTACGCTGCATAAAGCTGGGGTGCCCGTGCAGCTGCTGGAAGCCCGGGACCGGGTAGGGGGCCGCACACTGGCGGTGCCAGCTCTGCCCGGCAGCCCCGAAGAAGAGTGGCTGGACCTGGGCGCTACTTGGGGCTGGGCGCATCATCCTTTCCTGATGCGGCTGTTTAAGGAGTTGGCCATTGACCCAGTAGAGCAGCCCAGCACGGGAGCCACGGCTTATGAGACCACGGATACTGTGCATCGGCTGCCTCATCCCTCGGGCTCCGCTGGGTATCTGCGTTTGGTTGGCGGAGCAGCCATACTTTGCCGCACGCTGGCCGCTGGGCTGCCGGCTGGGGCGGTGCAGCTCAATACGCGCGTAACTCAACTGCGCCACTTAGCCAACGGATCAGGAGTGGAGCTGCAGGCAGTACAAGGCCGGAGTGCGCAAACATATTTCGCCCGGGCCGTTGTCCTGGCCTTGCCCCCGCGCTTGGTAGCTCATAGCATAGCCTTTGTGCCGGCGCTGGCGGCACCATTGCAGCAAGCACTGCGCAGCGTGCCCACCTGGATGAGCCACGCCATGAAAAGCATAGTGGTGTATGCTGAGCCATTCTGGCGCCAGCAGGGGTGGTCAGGCTTCGGCGTAAGTCAGCTGGGCCCATTAAGTGAAATCCACGACGCCTCGCCTCTGGTAGGAAATACTGGAGCCCTGTTTGGCTTCTTCGGCGCTCCGCATCCGCTGCGGACAGCCTCCGTTACCGACCGGCAGGCAGCTGTGGTGCGCCAGCTCGTGCGCATGTTCGGCCCGCAAGCCGGGGCACCGCTGGCGTATCACGAGTTAGACTGGTCGCTGGACCCGCTTACCAGTGTGCCGGGCGATGAGCAGCCTCCGCTGGCCGTACCCCTGCAGGGGCCCGAGCTGCTCCGGCAGCCCGCCTGGGCAGGCACACTGCACTGGGCCGGGGCCGAAACCTCTGCCAGTGAGTGGGGCCGCCTCGATGGAGCCGTGGAATCTGGTTACTATGCTGCTGCACAAGTGCTACGGCAGCCAGCCAGCGGTGCCTAG
- a CDS encoding SDR family NAD(P)-dependent oxidoreductase yields MMDLTTKKVLITGGSVGIGKAIVAELVQRGVRDIAVMGRRAEALEALATEFPAVNFLPLPGDVAQVSDLNQSVATVTEAWGALDILINNAGVVSAGLLTEVSDEDVISQVAINVTGLILLTKKCLPLLQRSQEGAIMNISSGYGYIAMPFYSVYAATKAAVGQFSDAMRRELAQYPLHVMTVYPAATDTDMMKTAVVRNMDSAQDVARAAVEGLLSGEINVILGGPEREEQIKTNFLEPRKIDEVAKANFEALRERTQTHRSM; encoded by the coding sequence ATGATGGACCTGACCACTAAAAAAGTACTCATAACCGGGGGTAGCGTTGGTATTGGCAAAGCCATTGTTGCCGAGCTGGTGCAACGAGGTGTGCGCGATATTGCCGTTATGGGCCGCCGCGCGGAGGCATTGGAGGCATTAGCCACCGAGTTTCCTGCTGTAAACTTCCTGCCCCTGCCCGGCGACGTAGCTCAGGTATCAGACTTAAACCAGTCTGTGGCCACGGTTACGGAGGCATGGGGTGCCCTAGATATCCTCATCAACAATGCGGGGGTAGTGAGTGCCGGCTTGCTTACCGAGGTGAGCGACGAGGACGTGATCAGCCAGGTGGCCATTAACGTTACGGGCCTGATTCTGCTGACCAAAAAGTGCCTGCCGCTGCTGCAGCGCAGCCAGGAGGGCGCCATTATGAACATCTCCTCCGGCTACGGCTACATTGCCATGCCCTTCTACAGCGTGTACGCCGCCACTAAAGCGGCCGTAGGCCAGTTCTCAGACGCCATGCGCCGCGAGCTAGCCCAGTACCCACTGCACGTAATGACGGTTTACCCAGCCGCCACCGATACGGATATGATGAAAACGGCGGTGGTCCGCAACATGGACTCGGCCCAGGATGTAGCCCGGGCCGCAGTAGAGGGCCTGCTAAGCGGAGAAATCAACGTTATCCTGGGTGGCCCTGAACGGGAAGAGCAAATCAAAACCAATTTTCTGGAGCCGAGAAAAATTGACGAGGTAGCCAAAGCCAACTTCGAAGCCCTGCGCGAGCGGACCCAGACCCACCGTTCCATGTAG
- a CDS encoding cupin domain-containing protein, translating into MTPTPITLTDKFAQFEDYWNPRIIGELNDQHIKIAKVNGEFIWHSHAEEDELFIVVQGKLLMDFRDRTEEIHPGQLLVVPRGTEHRPRTEAETWIMMIEPKTTVNTGNVESERTRLDLEVL; encoded by the coding sequence ATGACTCCTACACCCATTACCCTGACCGATAAGTTTGCGCAGTTTGAGGATTACTGGAACCCCCGCATCATCGGCGAGCTGAATGATCAGCATATCAAGATTGCCAAGGTAAATGGGGAGTTTATCTGGCATAGTCACGCAGAGGAAGACGAGCTGTTTATAGTTGTGCAGGGCAAGCTGCTGATGGACTTCCGCGACCGTACCGAAGAAATACACCCCGGCCAGTTGCTGGTAGTACCACGCGGCACCGAGCACCGCCCCCGTACCGAAGCCGAAACCTGGATTATGATGATCGAGCCTAAAACCACCGTCAACACCGGCAACGTGGAAAGTGAGCGCACCCGCCTAGACCTGGAGGTACTATAA
- a CDS encoding molybdopterin oxidoreductase family protein, whose product MKETRDSIDDIWGSRTGYEGQWPVRVDERIEEEPDHWVQSACVLCSNGCGMDIGVKEGRIVGVRGRAEDRVNHGRLGPKGLHSWVANHSQDRLTKPLIRRNGKLEEASWEEAMSLIVQKSKELVQKHTASSIGFYTSGQLLLEEYYALGVLGKAGLGTPHMDGNTRLCTATAAAALKVSFGSDGQPGSYTDLDTTEAVLLVGHNMASQQTVLWTRILDRLAGPNPPHLVVIDPRLTYTAEKATVHLAPRAGTNVPLMNGLLHLIIEAGHINQSYIEAHTQGFEELKKIVSKWTPERVEQLTGVPAEKLLAAARILGTCRTLVSTALQGVYQSMQATAAAVQVNNLHLLRGLLGHPGSGIYQMNGQPTAQNTRECGADGDLPAFRNWGNEEHIKELAKLWNVHPDQIPHWSPPTHAMQIWRYCEQGSIKMLWISGTNPLVSLPELDRVRKIIQQESLFVVVQDAFPTETTQYADVVLPAAIWGEKTGTFTNVDRTVHITHKAIDPPGEARPDFDIFVDYARRMDFRGQDGSPLLVCTWKTPEDAFNAWRECTRGRPCDYTGLSYAKLTGGSGIQWPCNEQYPNGKTHLYEDGVFNTAIDYCETYGHDLETGAPRSHDDYKLLDPQGKAFLKGSDYEPPHEVPDEQYPLWLTTGRLVYHFHTRTKTGRSRALNHAAPDGFVQLSAEDAARYGIQDGDMVEVESRRGKVQEPARIGGTEPGLVFIPFHYGYWDKPGRPRAANELTITEWDAVSKQPHYKYAAVRIRKVNA is encoded by the coding sequence ATGAAAGAAACTCGCGACAGTATTGATGACATCTGGGGCTCCCGCACTGGCTATGAAGGGCAGTGGCCCGTACGCGTAGACGAACGGATTGAGGAGGAGCCCGACCACTGGGTACAATCTGCGTGTGTGCTCTGCTCCAACGGCTGCGGGATGGATATTGGGGTGAAAGAGGGCCGCATTGTGGGGGTGCGTGGCCGCGCCGAGGACCGCGTGAATCACGGCCGCCTCGGACCAAAAGGGCTGCACAGTTGGGTGGCCAACCACAGCCAGGACCGGCTCACTAAGCCGCTTATCCGGCGCAATGGCAAGCTGGAAGAAGCCAGCTGGGAGGAGGCTATGAGCCTGATTGTACAGAAGTCGAAGGAACTGGTGCAAAAGCATACGGCCAGTTCCATTGGGTTCTACACCTCCGGGCAGCTACTACTGGAAGAATACTACGCCTTGGGCGTGTTAGGCAAGGCTGGCCTAGGCACTCCGCACATGGATGGTAACACCCGCCTGTGTACGGCCACCGCGGCGGCGGCCCTTAAAGTATCGTTCGGGAGCGACGGGCAGCCCGGCTCCTATACTGACCTCGATACCACCGAGGCGGTGCTGCTGGTAGGCCACAATATGGCCTCGCAGCAAACCGTACTCTGGACGCGCATTCTCGACCGCCTTGCCGGGCCCAACCCGCCCCACTTGGTGGTTATTGACCCGCGCCTCACGTACACGGCCGAGAAAGCCACCGTGCATTTAGCGCCCCGGGCGGGCACTAACGTGCCGTTGATGAACGGGCTGCTCCACCTCATCATTGAAGCTGGCCACATCAACCAGAGCTACATTGAAGCGCATACCCAAGGCTTTGAAGAGCTGAAGAAAATTGTAAGCAAGTGGACGCCCGAGCGAGTAGAGCAACTCACGGGCGTGCCTGCTGAAAAGCTACTTGCCGCGGCCCGCATTCTGGGCACCTGCCGGACGCTGGTGTCCACTGCCTTGCAGGGCGTGTACCAGTCTATGCAGGCTACGGCAGCTGCCGTGCAGGTGAATAACCTGCACCTGCTGCGCGGGCTGCTAGGCCACCCCGGCAGCGGTATTTATCAAATGAATGGGCAACCCACGGCGCAGAACACCCGCGAGTGCGGCGCCGATGGTGACCTGCCGGCCTTCCGTAACTGGGGCAATGAGGAACACATTAAGGAGCTGGCTAAGCTCTGGAACGTGCACCCCGATCAGATTCCGCACTGGTCGCCGCCCACTCACGCCATGCAAATCTGGCGCTATTGCGAGCAGGGCTCCATCAAAATGCTCTGGATCAGTGGCACCAACCCCTTGGTGTCGTTGCCGGAGCTTGACCGGGTGCGCAAGATTATTCAGCAGGAGAGCCTCTTTGTGGTGGTACAAGACGCCTTCCCGACGGAAACCACGCAATACGCCGACGTAGTGCTGCCCGCCGCCATCTGGGGTGAAAAAACCGGCACGTTCACCAACGTTGACCGCACGGTGCACATCACGCACAAAGCCATAGACCCGCCCGGTGAAGCCCGCCCCGACTTCGACATCTTCGTGGACTATGCCCGGCGCATGGATTTCCGGGGGCAAGATGGCTCGCCGCTGCTGGTGTGCACCTGGAAAACCCCCGAGGATGCATTCAATGCCTGGCGCGAATGCACCCGCGGCCGCCCCTGCGACTATACTGGCCTCAGCTACGCTAAGCTCACGGGCGGCTCGGGCATACAGTGGCCTTGCAACGAGCAGTATCCCAACGGCAAAACCCACCTTTACGAAGATGGCGTGTTCAACACCGCCATCGACTACTGCGAAACCTACGGCCACGACCTGGAAACCGGTGCCCCCCGCTCCCACGACGATTACAAGCTCCTCGACCCGCAGGGAAAAGCCTTCCTGAAAGGGTCAGACTATGAACCACCTCACGAGGTGCCCGACGAGCAGTACCCGCTGTGGCTGACAACGGGCCGTTTAGTGTACCACTTTCACACGCGCACCAAAACCGGCCGCTCCCGCGCCCTCAACCATGCCGCGCCTGATGGGTTTGTACAGCTCTCAGCAGAAGACGCCGCCCGCTATGGCATTCAGGATGGTGACATGGTAGAGGTGGAGTCGAGGCGGGGCAAGGTGCAGGAGCCGGCCCGCATTGGTGGCACTGAGCCGGGGCTGGTGTTTATTCCCTTTCACTACGGTTACTGGGATAAGCCCGGCCGGCCCCGCGCTGCCAACGAGCTAACCATCACCGAGTGGGACGCCGTGAGCAAGCAGCCGCACTACAAGTACGCCGCCGTGCGCATCCGTAAAGTCAACGCCTAA
- a CDS encoding molybdopterin oxidoreductase encodes MNLAHYIGLLENSEKQLTEAFEYVANKHKDEVDIEQVCLKLSAWSREHHGRIMPFVEKYSEDHESEPASLKRDLFTKKRRGSLALLRDLHDLWLLTQEAQLCWIVIRQAALGLRDEDLKSCYQFCNTRTKRQAEWLLGRIKQAAPQTLLVA; translated from the coding sequence ATGAACCTCGCCCATTACATCGGCCTGCTCGAAAACAGCGAAAAGCAATTAACGGAAGCCTTCGAGTACGTTGCCAACAAGCACAAAGACGAAGTAGACATTGAGCAGGTATGCCTGAAGCTCTCGGCCTGGTCGCGGGAGCACCACGGCCGCATTATGCCCTTCGTTGAGAAGTATTCCGAAGACCATGAAAGTGAGCCGGCCTCGCTCAAACGGGATCTTTTTACCAAGAAGCGCCGCGGCAGTCTGGCTCTGCTGCGCGACCTGCACGACCTATGGCTGCTCACCCAGGAAGCCCAGCTGTGCTGGATTGTCATTCGGCAGGCAGCCCTTGGCCTGCGCGATGAAGACCTGAAATCCTGCTACCAATTCTGCAATACCCGTACCAAGCGGCAAGCAGAATGGCTGCTCGGGCGCATTAAGCAAGCAGCGCCCCAAACTCTGCTGGTAGCGTAG
- a CDS encoding glycosyltransferase family 2 protein, with protein sequence MKLSVIIVNYNVCYFLEQALLSVQRAIEKLGQPAEVFVVDNSSVDGSVAMVRNRFPDVILIENHDNPGFSKANNQALRQAAGEYVLLLNPDTVVEEDTFLRCCEFMDARPGGGGLGVKMLDGQGCFLPESKRGLPTPWVAFYKMFGLAKLFPKSRRFGQYHLGYLDKDESHEVAVLSGAFMLMRQTALAEVGLLDEDYFMYGEDIDLSYRLTQGGWKNYYYPGTRIIHYKGESTKRTSVNYVFVFYRAMVIFARKHFAPNRAGVFSFLINMAIWLRAGAALGQRFFTQATPVLLDAALIYGGMYFLKTYWEQNHRYVHIPYPEKYMLAAVPVYILLWLIPAYLSGGYDKPTKTSRIVRGIVIGTVLISALSNFLDAWRFSKALIVLGGAWSAAALIGRRMLENLIRHRRFSLTVYHQKNVAIVGSRQESERVRHLLEQYGVQVRVIGFVTPDVVLAPAPSFRQTAVGAATVWEMAETAQATAPAEDLLGEVRQLEDIIRMYELNELIFCGRDLSASQIISLMVRLPQHPPVAYKILPQDSEYIIGSSRKDAPGDYYTLDITLNLVHPQHVRNKRLLDVFTSVLLLLLLPILVLFQRHKQGFVRNCLRVLGGSRTWVGLRYAAAPRRLARAILSPADVAQSAAPLSEATRRRLELLYAKDYVTGTDLRIMLRCFRWLGKE encoded by the coding sequence TTGAAGCTTTCTGTCATCATTGTTAACTATAACGTTTGCTACTTTCTGGAGCAGGCGTTGTTATCAGTGCAGCGAGCAATAGAAAAGCTAGGCCAGCCAGCGGAAGTATTTGTGGTGGATAACAGCTCCGTAGATGGCTCCGTGGCCATGGTGCGGAATCGGTTTCCGGACGTAATTCTCATTGAGAACCATGATAACCCCGGCTTCTCTAAGGCCAACAACCAGGCATTGCGGCAAGCAGCGGGCGAATATGTGCTCCTGCTGAACCCCGATACGGTGGTGGAAGAGGATACTTTTCTGCGCTGTTGCGAGTTCATGGATGCTCGCCCTGGCGGGGGAGGCCTGGGCGTGAAAATGCTGGATGGGCAGGGCTGCTTCCTGCCGGAAAGCAAGCGCGGGCTGCCCACGCCCTGGGTAGCTTTTTACAAGATGTTTGGGCTGGCCAAACTATTCCCAAAGTCGCGGCGGTTTGGGCAGTACCACCTGGGCTACCTTGATAAAGATGAGAGCCACGAAGTAGCCGTACTAAGCGGAGCCTTCATGCTCATGCGCCAGACCGCCCTGGCCGAGGTAGGTCTGCTGGACGAAGACTACTTCATGTATGGCGAAGACATTGACCTCTCGTACCGCCTGACGCAGGGCGGCTGGAAAAACTACTACTATCCCGGCACCCGCATCATTCACTACAAGGGCGAGAGCACCAAGCGTACCAGCGTCAACTACGTCTTTGTGTTTTACCGGGCCATGGTCATTTTTGCCCGCAAGCACTTTGCTCCAAACCGGGCGGGGGTGTTCAGCTTTCTGATTAATATGGCCATCTGGCTGCGGGCCGGGGCCGCGCTGGGGCAGCGGTTTTTCACGCAGGCCACTCCCGTACTGCTTGATGCGGCCCTGATTTACGGGGGTATGTACTTCCTGAAAACTTACTGGGAGCAGAACCACCGCTACGTACACATCCCTTACCCCGAGAAATACATGCTGGCGGCGGTGCCCGTGTACATCCTGCTCTGGCTTATACCGGCCTACCTGAGCGGCGGCTACGACAAGCCTACCAAAACCAGTCGCATAGTGCGTGGTATTGTTATTGGTACCGTGCTTATCTCCGCGCTGAGCAACTTCCTTGACGCCTGGCGCTTCTCTAAAGCGCTGATTGTGCTGGGCGGGGCCTGGAGCGCGGCCGCCCTCATTGGTAGGCGCATGCTGGAAAACCTGATTCGGCACCGCAGATTCAGCCTAACAGTATACCATCAGAAAAACGTGGCCATTGTGGGGTCGCGACAGGAGAGTGAGCGGGTACGGCACCTGCTGGAGCAGTATGGCGTGCAGGTGCGCGTTATTGGCTTTGTAACGCCCGATGTGGTACTAGCGCCTGCACCCAGTTTCCGGCAAACTGCCGTGGGAGCAGCTACGGTGTGGGAAATGGCAGAAACCGCCCAGGCCACGGCTCCCGCCGAGGATTTGCTGGGCGAGGTGCGGCAGCTCGAAGACATCATCCGGATGTATGAGCTTAACGAACTGATCTTTTGCGGCCGTGACCTATCGGCCAGCCAGATCATTTCCCTGATGGTGCGCTTGCCCCAGCACCCACCAGTGGCCTACAAAATTCTGCCCCAAGACAGTGAGTATATCATTGGAAGCTCCCGCAAGGATGCCCCCGGTGACTATTATACCCTGGATATTACCCTGAACCTGGTGCACCCCCAGCACGTGCGGAATAAGCGCCTGCTTGATGTGTTTACCAGCGTGCTGCTCTTGCTGCTGCTGCCCATATTAGTGCTGTTTCAGCGGCACAAGCAAGGGTTTGTGCGCAACTGCCTGCGGGTGCTGGGCGGCTCGCGCACCTGGGTAGGCCTACGCTATGCGGCAGCCCCCCGGCGGTTAGCCCGGGCAATTCTTTCTCCCGCCGATGTAGCCCAGTCGGCCGCACCGCTCTCAGAGGCTACGCGCCGCCGACTAGAGCTGCTTTATGCCAAAGACTACGTTACCGGCACCGATTTGCGCATTATGCTGCGCTGCTTCCGGTGGTTAGGGAAGGAGTAA
- a CDS encoding pyridoxal phosphate-dependent aminotransferase encodes MSDATTLAPTTSVLSDRINAMQESQTIAMAKMARELAAQGVDVISLSFGEPDFQTPQYIKEAAKKALDDGFTFYTPVPGYLDLRQAICDKLQRDNNLAYKPENIVVSTGAKQSLANTVMSLVNEGDEVIVFAPYWVSYEEMVKLAGGKAVTLMGSLENDFKVTAQELEAAITPRTKLIMYSSPCNPTGSVFTREELAAIAEVVARYPQVHVLADEIYEYINFVGEHVSMAQFEEIKDRVITVNGFSKGYAMTGWRVGYLAASKEIACACEKMQSQITSGTCSIAQRAALAALQGGRTSADEMVEAYRRRRDLVLELVKDIPGFRTPTPSGAFYIFPDVTGYFGKTTPEGKTINSAYDLALYMLHDGHVAAVDGGAFGAPNCLRFSTAAADEKLREAFIRIKHSLAKLA; translated from the coding sequence ATGTCTGACGCTACCACTCTTGCCCCCACTACTTCCGTTCTGTCCGATCGTATCAACGCCATGCAGGAGTCGCAGACGATTGCCATGGCTAAAATGGCGCGGGAGCTGGCGGCTCAGGGCGTTGATGTAATTAGTCTGAGCTTTGGAGAGCCCGATTTTCAAACGCCCCAATACATCAAGGAGGCGGCCAAGAAAGCCCTCGACGACGGCTTTACCTTTTATACGCCCGTACCCGGCTACCTCGATCTGCGCCAGGCCATTTGTGATAAGCTGCAGCGCGACAACAACCTGGCCTACAAGCCCGAGAATATTGTGGTAAGCACGGGCGCTAAGCAGTCGTTGGCTAATACCGTAATGAGCTTGGTGAATGAGGGCGATGAGGTAATCGTGTTTGCGCCTTACTGGGTTAGCTACGAGGAGATGGTGAAGCTGGCAGGGGGTAAGGCCGTAACGCTGATGGGCTCTTTGGAAAATGATTTTAAGGTAACGGCCCAGGAGCTGGAGGCGGCCATTACGCCCCGCACCAAGCTGATTATGTACTCCTCGCCCTGCAACCCAACTGGCTCGGTATTCACGCGGGAGGAGCTGGCAGCCATTGCAGAAGTGGTAGCGCGCTACCCGCAGGTGCATGTGCTGGCCGACGAAATTTATGAGTACATTAATTTCGTGGGTGAGCATGTGAGCATGGCCCAGTTTGAAGAGATTAAAGACCGGGTGATTACTGTAAATGGTTTCTCGAAAGGCTACGCCATGACGGGCTGGCGCGTGGGGTACCTGGCGGCCAGCAAGGAAATAGCTTGTGCCTGCGAGAAAATGCAAAGCCAGATTACCTCCGGCACCTGCTCTATTGCCCAGCGTGCGGCTTTAGCAGCCCTGCAGGGTGGCCGCACCTCCGCCGATGAGATGGTAGAGGCCTACCGCCGCCGCCGCGACCTGGTGCTGGAGCTGGTAAAGGATATCCCGGGCTTCCGCACGCCCACTCCCAGCGGCGCCTTTTACATTTTCCCCGACGTGACCGGGTACTTTGGCAAAACCACTCCCGAGGGTAAAACCATCAATTCTGCCTACGACTTAGCCTTATACATGCTCCATGATGGGCACGTAGCCGCCGTAGATGGTGGGGCGTTTGGGGCACCCAACTGCCTCCGGTTCAGCACGGCGGCAGCCGATGAGAAATTGCGCGAGGCCTTTATCCGGATCAAGCATAGCCTGGCAAAACTAGCGTAG
- a CDS encoding bifunctional heptose 7-phosphate kinase/heptose 1-phosphate adenyltransferase → MPAAISPASLPELFAAFNNLTVLIVGDVMMDAYVWGKTTRISPEAPVPVVNVSRTEQRLGGAANVALNVQALGATPLLCAIIGDDQGGDQLLELLRTTGLSADGIVRSQHRPTTVKQRILAHGQQLLRIDSEVEHDLNEEESRGLAESFEELLGRADVVIFEDYDKGVLNEKSIQHFIQLARKQGVPTVVDPKKKNFLAYQHCTLFKPNLKELREGLKLEFGDTDAEKPAFEAAVAQLRAVLKPEIVLVTLSERGVFVENGQMKRTYIPAHLRSISDVSGAGDTVISIAALCVALGLAAPVTAALANLGGGLVCEQVGVVPIEKQLLLAEAQAVGLAL, encoded by the coding sequence ATGCCCGCTGCCATATCGCCCGCTTCTCTGCCCGAGCTATTTGCCGCTTTCAACAACCTCACCGTGCTAATTGTGGGCGACGTGATGATGGACGCGTACGTGTGGGGCAAAACCACCCGTATTTCGCCGGAGGCACCCGTGCCGGTAGTGAATGTGAGCCGCACTGAGCAGCGCCTGGGTGGGGCAGCCAATGTGGCCCTCAATGTACAGGCGCTAGGCGCTACGCCGCTGCTGTGCGCCATAATTGGTGATGACCAGGGTGGCGACCAGCTTTTGGAGCTGCTGCGCACCACTGGCCTATCGGCCGATGGTATTGTGCGGAGCCAGCATAGGCCTACCACCGTAAAGCAGCGCATTCTGGCCCACGGCCAGCAACTCCTGCGCATCGACTCAGAAGTAGAACACGATCTGAACGAGGAGGAAAGCCGTGGCCTGGCGGAGAGCTTTGAGGAGCTTTTGGGCCGCGCTGATGTGGTAATATTCGAGGATTACGACAAGGGTGTGCTCAATGAAAAGAGCATTCAGCACTTCATCCAGTTGGCCCGCAAGCAAGGAGTGCCCACCGTTGTAGATCCCAAGAAAAAGAACTTCCTGGCCTACCAGCACTGCACCCTGTTCAAGCCCAACCTAAAGGAACTGCGCGAAGGCCTGAAGCTGGAGTTCGGCGACACCGACGCTGAGAAGCCGGCTTTTGAGGCTGCCGTAGCTCAGCTGCGTGCGGTGCTAAAGCCGGAGATAGTGCTGGTAACCCTCTCCGAGCGGGGTGTATTTGTAGAAAACGGCCAGATGAAGCGCACCTACATTCCAGCCCACCTGCGTAGCATCTCCGATGTTTCGGGAGCCGGCGACACCGTTATCAGCATTGCTGCCTTGTGCGTAGCGCTAGGCCTGGCCGCCCCGGTTACAGCGGCACTAGCCAATTTGGGTGGTGGCTTGGTGTGCGAGCAGGTAGGAGTGGTGCCCATTGAAAAACAGCTGCTGCTGGCAGAAGCTCAGGCAGTAGGCCTAGCACTATAA